One Ignavibacteria bacterium genomic window carries:
- a CDS encoding T9SS type A sorting domain-containing protein gives MPFGFKLYQNYPNPFNPTTKIRYSVKETKPVMIKLYDIVGREVTTLVNEVKDAGEYEVELNAGKFGLSSGVYFYQMKAGDFTSIKKMVVLK, from the coding sequence ATACCATTTGGATTTAAACTTTATCAGAATTATCCCAATCCATTTAATCCAACAACAAAGATCAGATACTCAGTAAAAGAGACAAAGCCTGTGATGATAAAGCTTTATGATATAGTAGGAAGGGAGGTAACAACACTTGTAAACGAAGTTAAAGATGCAGGTGAGTATGAAGTAGAACTTAATGCTGGGAAATTTGGATTGAGCAGCGGGGTATATTTTTATCAGATGAAAGCAGGAGATTTTACTTCAATAAAGAAGATGGTTGTGTTGAAGTAA